The following proteins are co-located in the Orenia marismortui DSM 5156 genome:
- a CDS encoding tyrosine-type recombinase/integrase, producing the protein MMNEIINNNNQLADGFNPEQTIDEFLRSQDVKESTKKGYRRQLRPFFRWLETIDKNNALQREDILEYKLYLKKEGKSASTINAYLTVVRKFFKWLSSKNHNINNIAEDIKNVKTSQEHKKSALIDSQVKELLDSIDITKITGKRDYAMIKTMLFLGLRTIEVSRLKIKDIEPYMGQMSISIHGKGREEKDQRMFIHEDLMKSIHDYLKAREEDDNEEDYSEDDYIFISHATNRNSKQLTTRSIRRIVKKLLKGIGLNTRKYSAHSLRHTAITKADEISNNPRFTQNFARHARFDTTTRYIAERNKLENAVELKIHY; encoded by the coding sequence GCAGATGGATTTAATCCTGAGCAGACAATAGATGAATTTTTAAGAAGTCAAGATGTAAAAGAGTCAACTAAAAAAGGATATAGAAGGCAATTAAGACCATTTTTCAGATGGTTAGAAACTATTGACAAAAATAATGCTTTACAGAGAGAAGATATATTAGAATATAAATTATACTTGAAGAAAGAAGGAAAGTCAGCAAGTACAATTAATGCTTATCTAACAGTTGTGAGAAAATTTTTTAAATGGTTAAGTAGTAAGAATCATAACATAAATAACATAGCAGAAGATATTAAGAATGTTAAGACTAGTCAAGAACATAAGAAGTCAGCTCTAATAGATAGTCAAGTTAAAGAATTACTAGATTCAATTGATATCACTAAAATAACAGGGAAACGAGATTATGCAATGATTAAGACTATGTTATTTTTAGGATTAAGAACTATAGAAGTTAGTAGATTGAAAATTAAAGATATAGAACCTTATATGGGGCAGATGTCAATAAGTATTCATGGTAAAGGTAGAGAAGAAAAGGATCAGAGAATGTTTATCCATGAAGATTTAATGAAGTCTATTCATGATTATTTGAAAGCTAGAGAGGAAGACGATAACGAGGAAGATTATTCAGAAGACGATTATATATTTATATCTCATGCTACTAATAGAAACAGTAAACAGTTAACAACCAGAAGTATTAGAAGAATAGTAAAGAAATTGTTAAAAGGGATAGGGTTAAACACTAGAAAATATTCAGCACACTCATTAAGACACACAGCAATCACTAAAGCTGATGAAATAAGCAATAATCCACGATTTACTCAAAACTTTGCTAGACATGCAAGATTTGATACTACCACCAGATATATTGCAGAAAGAAATAAATTAGAAAATGCAGTAGAATTGAAAATCCATTACTAA
- a CDS encoding tyrosine-type recombinase/integrase encodes NLLTGKLKVVEGKGNKDRILWVNDHALDMLKNWKERQVEEIGRVELVFTTRKGTQLNPRDIRQMVSTYSKKAGIEKNISPHSFRHTFASDLLRVNNNIRKVQKALGHADLSTTMIYTHIVDEELENDLKSFR; translated from the coding sequence TAATTTACTAACAGGTAAGCTTAAGGTAGTTGAGGGTAAAGGGAATAAGGATCGAATTTTATGGGTTAATGATCATGCCTTAGATATGCTTAAAAATTGGAAAGAAAGGCAGGTTGAAGAAATAGGAAGAGTAGAATTAGTCTTTACTACTAGAAAGGGAACTCAGCTTAATCCTAGAGATATTCGTCAAATGGTCAGTACTTATAGCAAAAAAGCCGGGATAGAGAAGAATATCTCACCCCATAGCTTTAGACATACCTTTGCTAGTGACTTATTAAGGGTTAATAATAATATTAGGAAGGTACAAAAAGCTTTGGGGCATGCTGATTTAAGTACTACTATGATCTATACTCATATAGTAGATGAAGAGTTGGAGAATGACTTGAAGAGTTTTAGATAG
- a CDS encoding HEPN domain-containing protein: MSPSIEAWLTKAEHDLKSAKALNRADILDTAIYHTQQTAEKALKAFIVYKTKSFTKTHDLRKLVMVAANIDQDFNQLLDYAEELTPYAVEFRYPTEYPEPDKEMLIEAIQMAEEIFEFVKSRIDL; the protein is encoded by the coding sequence ATGAGTCCTAGTATAGAAGCCTGGTTAACCAAGGCAGAACATGATTTAAAATCTGCTAAGGCCCTTAATAGAGCTGATATCTTAGATACAGCCATCTATCATACCCAACAAACAGCAGAAAAAGCTTTAAAAGCTTTTATAGTATATAAAACTAAATCCTTTACCAAAACTCATGACTTAAGAAAGTTAGTAATGGTAGCAGCCAATATAGATCAAGACTTTAATCAACTACTTGATTATGCAGAAGAGTTAACCCCTTATGCTGTAGAATTTAGATATCCTACAGAATATCCTGAACCAGATAAAGAAATGCTTATCGAAGCCATTCAAATGGCTGAAGAGATATTTGAATTTGTAAAGTCTAGAATAGATCTGTAA
- a CDS encoding nucleotidyltransferase domain-containing protein gives MELKADTLVTPEQISIIVNRLIKLYHPELKLIYLFGSYAWGTPNQHSDLDLMIVVKDSKLKPHKRAVKAYKALRDIMVAIDLIVYTEAEYQTLLEDEFSLCNHIIKEGKKLYES, from the coding sequence ATGGAACTTAAAGCTGATACTTTAGTTACCCCAGAGCAAATTTCAATTATAGTTAATCGTTTGATTAAGCTTTATCATCCAGAGCTTAAGCTGATCTACCTTTTTGGCTCTTATGCTTGGGGAACTCCTAATCAGCATAGTGATTTAGATCTAATGATTGTAGTTAAAGATTCCAAGCTTAAACCTCATAAGCGCGCAGTAAAAGCTTATAAAGCTTTAAGAGATATTATGGTTGCTATCGACCTGATAGTCTATACAGAAGCAGAGTATCAAACCTTATTGGAAGATGAATTTAGTTTATGTAATCACATTATCAAGGAGGGTAAAAAACTTTATGAGTCCTAG
- a CDS encoding ParA family protein, with translation MHKIAIYNNKGGVGKSTLAVHLADALRRLDLKVLLVDLDSQNDCSLFLGLEEKPEKTFFNLIDYRYPADLKECIIEIRDNLELLTNANYELIEKDLHRATRIDNFLDKVFEKTEEIYDYMIIDCSPSRSILNSAILFYVDSIIVPTQLEIASIRGFSDIYNYLEDLDIDSAKVKLVVPNMFDTRTKEAQDNLNELKSIFDEDMITSPINRRTKITEASKAGKTIFEYNSDTQLEQFYNIVERVIELGESI, from the coding sequence TTGCATAAGATTGCTATTTATAATAATAAGGGTGGAGTAGGAAAGAGTACTCTAGCGGTACACTTAGCTGATGCTTTAAGAAGATTAGATTTAAAGGTATTGTTAGTAGATTTAGATTCACAAAATGATTGTAGTTTGTTTTTAGGTTTAGAAGAAAAACCGGAAAAGACTTTCTTTAATTTGATTGATTATCGTTATCCGGCTGATTTGAAAGAATGTATTATAGAAATAAGAGATAATTTAGAACTATTGACTAATGCAAATTATGAGTTGATTGAAAAGGATCTACATCGTGCTACTAGAATTGATAATTTTTTGGACAAAGTTTTTGAAAAGACTGAAGAAATTTACGATTATATGATTATTGATTGTAGCCCTAGTAGAAGTATTTTAAATAGTGCAATTTTATTCTATGTTGATAGTATTATTGTTCCAACCCAATTGGAGATAGCAAGTATTCGAGGTTTTAGCGATATTTATAATTATTTAGAAGATTTAGATATTGATTCAGCCAAGGTGAAATTAGTAGTACCTAATATGTTTGATACTCGAACTAAAGAGGCACAAGATAATTTAAATGAATTAAAGTCTATCTTTGATGAAGATATGATAACAAGTCCAATTAATCGTAGAACTAAGATAACTGAAGCTAGTAAAGCAGGTAAGACTATCTTTGAGTATAATAGTGATACTCAATTAGAACAATTCTATAATATAGTAGAAAGGGTGATTGAGCTTGGGGAATCCATTTGA
- a CDS encoding ribbon-helix-helix domain-containing protein, which produces MGNPFEDLKNKVKKPKNNTNLNKKKYMDTKINTKDEEKKIKKESLIKIPDKKSNEKIRRNFYIKKDLDQSLNRLSKQTGTSKSELVDIAVEFLINNYQTG; this is translated from the coding sequence TTGGGGAATCCATTTGAAGATTTAAAGAATAAAGTAAAGAAACCTAAAAATAATACTAATCTGAATAAAAAGAAATATATGGACACAAAAATCAACACAAAGGATGAAGAAAAGAAAATTAAAAAAGAAAGCTTAATTAAGATTCCTGATAAAAAGTCTAATGAAAAGATTAGACGGAATTTTTATATTAAGAAAGATTTAGATCAAAGCTTAAATCGTTTATCTAAACAGACTGGAACTTCAAAGTCAGAATTAGTAGACATTGCAGTGGAGTTTTTAATTAATAATTATCAAACTGGTTAA
- a CDS encoding tyrosine-type recombinase/integrase, with the protein MAKRKIPDILTLEEQNRLLSQFNCRYLCPQRNKVMIRLFLDSGLRLSEMLNLKWKDINLLTGKLKVVEGKGNKDRILWVNDHALNMLKNLKERQVEEIGRVELVFTTRKGTQLNPRDIRQMVSIYSKKAGIEKKISPHSFRHTFASDLLRVNNNIRKVQKALGHTDLSTTMIYTHIVDKELENDLKSFRE; encoded by the coding sequence ATGGCCAAAAGAAAGATTCCTGATATTTTGACTTTAGAGGAGCAGAATAGATTATTAAGTCAATTTAATTGTCGTTATTTATGCCCCCAGAGAAATAAGGTGATGATTCGCTTGTTTTTAGATTCGGGATTAAGGTTATCGGAAATGCTTAATTTAAAATGGAAGGATATTAATTTACTAACAGGTAAGCTTAAGGTAGTTGAGGGTAAAGGGAATAAGGATCGAATTTTATGGGTTAATGATCATGCCTTAAATATGCTTAAAAATTTGAAAGAAAGGCAGGTTGAAGAAATAGGAAGAGTAGAATTAGTCTTTACTACTAGAAAGGGAACTCAGCTTAATCCTAGAGATATTCGTCAAATGGTAAGTATTTATAGTAAAAAAGCCGGGATAGAGAAGAAAATCTCACCCCATAGCTTTAGACATACCTTTGCTAGTGACTTATTAAGGGTTAATAATAATATTAGGAAGGTACAAAAAGCTTTGGGGCATACTGATTTAAGTACTACTATGATCTATACTCATATAGTAGATAAAGAGTTAGAGAATGACTTGAAAAGTTTTAGAGAATAA
- a CDS encoding ParM/StbA family protein, which translates to MRTEKVRVIGVDLGYDTIKMMSKGKKIMFPSLADEEEEGILLEKSLEVLRTSDNLLTNFDPSKIIIKIQDKAITGYNNQKFKAYRVGDYVLNQRSSSIAYSLSDKKYEEPEEFAKLLSGICLLFPKADKIIIKNLVTGLPIKYYEKHKESFKNKLESDFNVKIKNTQNQFVSKTIEVRKATIIPQGLASYYDFIMNDEGLVTKNIEGGFGIVDLGGLTIDCVAFNDGELIKESPISFSDGVRTRIFKKIQDSLDIDISQDLIKRQILANKDYIKVRNERYQFKKIKESTIDKLARDIALQLKNRWESYLMIDKILITGGATVLLFESINNYLPDFPCEKINNNPQFSNCRGYVKLGKALIRKREEELKSKLKERKLKAMEEIAATKEG; encoded by the coding sequence ATGAGAACAGAGAAAGTTAGAGTAATTGGAGTTGATCTAGGTTATGATACTATCAAAATGATGTCCAAAGGAAAAAAAATAATGTTTCCTTCTTTAGCTGATGAAGAGGAAGAAGGAATATTACTAGAAAAATCCTTAGAAGTACTTAGAACAAGTGATAACTTGTTAACAAACTTTGATCCTAGTAAAATTATAATTAAAATTCAAGACAAAGCAATAACAGGTTATAATAATCAGAAATTTAAAGCCTACCGGGTAGGAGATTATGTATTAAATCAACGTTCTTCTTCAATTGCCTACTCTTTATCTGATAAAAAATATGAAGAACCAGAAGAATTTGCTAAACTGTTATCTGGAATCTGTCTATTATTTCCCAAAGCAGACAAAATTATCATTAAAAATTTAGTTACTGGTCTACCAATAAAATATTATGAAAAACATAAAGAATCATTTAAAAATAAGTTAGAAAGTGATTTTAATGTAAAAATAAAAAATACTCAGAATCAATTTGTATCCAAAACAATAGAAGTTAGAAAAGCAACAATTATACCCCAAGGTTTAGCTTCTTATTATGATTTTATAATGAATGATGAAGGCTTGGTTACTAAAAATATTGAAGGTGGGTTCGGTATAGTTGATTTAGGTGGATTAACTATTGATTGTGTAGCTTTTAATGATGGAGAATTAATAAAGGAATCCCCTATTTCCTTTAGTGATGGGGTTAGAACAAGAATTTTTAAAAAAATTCAAGATAGTTTAGATATAGATATTTCTCAAGATTTAATTAAAAGGCAAATATTAGCTAATAAAGATTATATTAAAGTTAGAAATGAAAGATATCAATTTAAAAAAATTAAAGAATCTACTATAGATAAATTAGCTAGAGATATTGCTTTACAGTTAAAAAATCGTTGGGAATCCTACTTAATGATTGATAAGATCTTAATTACTGGTGGAGCGACAGTACTTTTATTTGAGAGTATTAATAATTATTTACCTGATTTCCCTTGTGAAAAAATAAATAATAATCCTCAATTTAGTAATTGTAGAGGATATGTTAAGTTAGGAAAAGCCTTAATTAGAAAAAGAGAAGAAGAATTAAAAAGCAAATTAAAAGAAAGGAAATTAAAAGCTATGGAAGAAATAGCAGCTACTAAAGAAGGATAG
- a CDS encoding phosphoribosylaminoimidazolesuccinocarboxamide synthase has translation MNELLERLNFEELKVARKLVNKYYKQEKNKVKSQILIDNYTNSYGVYFRLEKVFCNKSSCKKCQGGSKEGHGPYWYSYKNGKREYIGIKTKEELKKIKKFSKLLIKSQENRLPYKK, from the coding sequence TTGAATGAATTATTAGAAAGACTGAATTTTGAGGAATTAAAAGTTGCTAGAAAGTTAGTTAATAAGTATTACAAACAAGAAAAAAACAAGGTGAAATCTCAAATATTAATCGATAATTATACGAATTCTTATGGAGTATACTTCAGATTAGAAAAAGTTTTTTGTAATAAATCATCTTGTAAAAAATGCCAAGGCGGATCTAAAGAAGGACATGGACCCTATTGGTACAGTTATAAAAATGGAAAAAGAGAATATATAGGTATAAAAACAAAAGAAGAGTTGAAGAAAATAAAGAAATTTTCTAAGTTACTGATAAAAAGTCAAGAAAATAGATTACCATATAAAAAGTAA
- a CDS encoding helix-turn-helix domain-containing protein, whose translation MAKENLTVKDVAEYLNRSETTIYNMLNNGELPGIKLGGKWIVRKNDLDEFLNNMLAEQQN comes from the coding sequence ATGGCTAAAGAAAATTTAACTGTTAAAGATGTGGCTGAATATTTAAACAGAAGTGAAACTACAATCTATAATATGCTTAATAATGGTGAATTACCAGGTATTAAATTAGGGGGCAAATGGATTGTAAGAAAGAATGATTTAGATGAATTCTTAAATAATATGTTAGCTGAACAACAAAATTAA